The Vitis vinifera cultivar Pinot Noir 40024 chromosome 12, ASM3070453v1 genome has a segment encoding these proteins:
- the LOC100263145 gene encoding histidine kinase 2, protein MSFSAVAGVFLKLSRLILKICRWVLLKMSLNCKLSGFSGRLPANLKLKKSKEPLHGSNCVRKWRRKFLLLWLLGVIIGLICFLSVLNAGALSRKEKTPDLCEEKARILLEHFNVSKNQLHSLASLFAESDQIASLECTKEAGFEMPPGNAIACALKVPCSQNQEFEKQHDQAAESLEPNDQCPVRDENIPGKLDLSLLGDQSASFSSQSTSSSVSLDGQSGEKIRALANCTKEHCENFSLCLVKVGWWVLVGMVVSCKLSGSHVKLWGNRKQKLVEQQKLVEQQSQVQQQRQLRPKQQQPAQSSSKVAGKWRKKLLIIFVLLGVIISIWLFWHLNKDINLRRRETLTNMCDERARMLQDQFNVSMNHVHALAILVSTFHHGKHPSAIDQKTFGEYTERTAFERPLTSGVAYALKVLHSEREHFEKEHGWTIKKMETEDQTLVQDCILENLDPSPIQDEYAPVIFSQETVSHIVSIDMMSGKEDRENILRARASGKGVLTSPFKLLKSNHLGVVLTFAVYNADLPPDATPEQRIEATVGYLGASYDVPSLVKKLLHQLASKQTIVVNVYDTTNASAPINMYGTNVTDTGLLRISNLDFGDPARKHEMHCRFKQKPPPPWTAITASVGVLVITLLVGHIFHAAINRIAKVEGDYRQMMELKVRAEAADVAKSQFLATVSHEIRTPMNGVLGMLKMLMDSGLDANQQDYAETAHASGKDLISLINEVLDQAKIESGRLELEAVPFDLRAALDNVLSLFSGKSHEKGIELAVYISDQVPEFVIGDPGRFRQIITNLVGNSIKFTHDKGHIFVSVHLADEVVGPPDLRDEVLRQSLNIVHDSSNNSYNTLSGFPVVNRWKSWEKFKKLSCTDSMEETSIIKLLVTVEDTGVGIPSEAQSRIFMPFMQADSSTSRTYGGTGIGLSISKRLVDLMGGEIGFESEPGTGSTFSFTVAFTKGETSLLDTKQQPHDPAGSEFQELRALVVDCRSIRAEVTRYHLQRLGISVDKTFSLISACSYLSNNSDPSASTSVAMVLVDKEVWDKEAGLVFHHMLKELRPNGTVEVQEKRPKIFLLDTSLSSAERNELKSAGFVDNVLMKPLRLSVLISCFQEVFGIGKRKQANRGKPLTLGNLLREKRILVVDDNAVNRRVAEFALKKYGAIVTCVDSGKAALLMLKPPHNFDACFMDLQMPEMDGFRATQEIRRMESKVNERIKSGEVSIEMFANVAYWHTPILAMTADVIQANNEECMKCGMDGYVAKPFEEDQLYSAVAHFFESG, encoded by the exons ATGAGTTTTTCGGCTGTGGCTGGGGTTTTTCTTAAGCTCTCAAGACTCATTTTGAAGATATGCAGGTGGGTTTTGCTTAAGATGTCCTTGAATTGCAAGCTTTCTGGCTTTAGTGGCAGATTGCCGGCCAATTTGAAGCTGAAGAAGTCAAAGGAGCCTTTGCATGGGTCTAATTGTGTCAGGAAATGGAGGAGAAAGTTTCTGTTATTGTGGCTTTTAGGAGTTATTATTGGCCTCATTTGTTTTCTCTCAGTTTTGAATGCTGGGGCTTTGAGTAGGAAGGAGAAGACTCCAGACTTGTGTGAAGAAAAAGCTCGAATCTTGCTAGAGCATTTCAATGTCAGCAAGAACCAGCTTCATTCTTTGGCTTCTTTATTCGCTGAATCAGATCAG ATAGCGTCCTTGGAATGTACCAAAGAAGCAGGATTTGAAATGCCACCAGGCAATGCTATTGCCTGTGCACTTAAGGTACCATGTTCACAGAATCAAGAGTTTGAGAAGCAGCATGATCAGGCTGCAGAAAGTTTAGAACCTAATGACCAATGCCCAGTTCGAGATGAGAACATCCCTGGAAAGCTTGACCTATCTTTGCTAGGGGACCAATCTGCATCATTTAGTTCGCAGTCTACGTCTTCATCAGTTTCGCTTGATGGTCAGAGTGGTGAAAAG ATTAGGGCTCTGGCGAACTGTACAAAAGAGCACTGTGAGAATTTTTCTCTCTGTTTGGTAAAAGTTGGTTGGTGGGTCCTTGTTGGAATGGTTGTGAGCTGCAAGTTGTCTGGTTCTCATGTGAAACTGTGGGGGAATCGGAAGCAGAAACTGGTTGAGCAGCAGAAGCTGGTTGAGCAGCAGTCACAGGTTCAGCAGCAGCGGCAGTTGCGGCCGAAGCAGCAACAGCCGGCCCAGAGTTCATCTAAAGTTGCTGGGAAGTGGAGGAAGAAGCTCCTAATAATATTTGTCTTACTTGGGGTGATTATATCTATTTGGTTATTTTGGCACTTGAATAAGGATATTAACTTGAGAAGAAGGGAAACACTTACCAATATGTGCGATGAACGAGCCCGGATGTTGCAGGATCAGTTCAATGTGAGCATGAATCATGTGCATGCATTGGCTATTCTTGTTTCAACCTTTCACCATGGAAAACACCCTTCTGCTATTGATCAG AAAACATTTGGAGAATATACCGAGAGAACGGCTTTTGAGAGGCCACTTACTAGTGGTGTTGCTTATGCTTTGAAAGTTCTTCACTCAGAAAGAGAACACTTTGAAAAGGAACATGGATGGacaataaagaaaatggaaactgAGGACCAGACTCTAGTCCAAGATTGTATTCTGGAAAATTTAGATCCATCACCCATTCAAGATGAATATGCACCCGTCATATTTTCTCAAGAAACAGTTTCTCATATAGTATCTATTGACATGATGTCTGGAAAG GAAGACCGTGAGAACATCTTGCGAGCTAGGGCATCTGGAAAGGGAGTATTGACATCTCCTTTTAAGCTACTGAAATCCAATCACTTGGGTGTTGTACTCACATTTGCTGTCTATAACGCTGACCTACCTCCAGATGCTACACCAGAGCAACGTATTGAAGCTACTGTAGG gtatctaGGTGCGTCTTATGATGTCCCATCACTAGTGAAGAAGCTTCTACACCAACTTGCCAGCAAGCAGACGATAGTTGTGAATGTTTATGATACAACTAATGCATCTGCACCCATCAATATGTATGGTACTAATGTTACAGATACGGGCCTATTGCGCATTAGCAACCTTGATTTTGGGGATCCAGCTCGGAAGCATGAGATGCACTGCAG GTTCAAGCAGAAGCCTCCTCCACCTTGGACAGCAATAACGGCATCAGTTGGGGTCTTAGTTATTACTTTGCTTGTGGGCCATATTTTTCATGCTGCCATAAACCGAATCGCAAAAGTGGAGGGTGATTATCGTCAGATGATGGAACTCAAAGTTCGTGCTGAAGCTGCAGATGTGGCAAAATCTCAG TTTCTTGCAACTGTTTCCCACGAAATCAGGACTCCGATGAATGGTGTTTTAG GTATGCTGAAAATGCTGATGGACTCGGGTCTTGATGCAAACCAACAGGATTATGCTGAGACTGCTCATGCTAGTGGGAAAGATCTAATATCACTGATAAATGAGGTTCTTGATCAGGCTAAGATAGAATCAGGAAGGCTCGAGCTTGAAGCTGTTCCTTTTGATTTGCGTGCTGCTCTTGATAATGTTTTATCACTCTTCTCAGGCAAATCTCATGAAAAGGGGATCGAG TTGGCTGTCTACATCTCTGATCAAGTGCCTGAATTTGTCATTGGAGACCCCGGGCGCTTCAGGCAGATAATTACCAATCTTGTTGGAAATTCAATAAAG TTCACACATGACAAAGGGCATATCTTTGTCTCGGTGCATCTGGCAGATGAAGTGGTGGGGCCACCTGATCTCAGGGACGAAGTGCTGAGACAGAGCTTGAATATAGTCCATGACAGCTCAAACAATTCCTATAATACATTGAGTGGGTTTCCTGTGGTCAACAGATGGAAAAGCTGGGAGAAGTTTAAAAAGTTAAGCTGCACAGATTCAATGGAGGAAACCagcataattaaattattagtgACTGTCGAGGATACGGGTGTGGGAATACCTTCAGAAGCTCAAAGTCGAATTTTCATGCCTTTTATGCAGGCTGACAGTTCCACTTCTCGAACGTATGGTGGGACTGGAATAGGATTAAGCATTAGCAAGCGTTTGGTGGATCTTATGGGTGGGGAAATTGGGTTTGAGAGTGAACCCGGCACTGGAAGTACCTTCTCATTTACTGTGGCTTTCACAAAAGGAGAAACTAGTTTACTAGATACAAAGCAGCAACCTCATGATCCAGCTGGTTCTGAGTTCCAAGAATTGAGAGCCTTGGTGGTTGATTGTAGAAGCATCCGAGCTGAGGTTACAAGATATCATCTTCAGAGATTGGGCATATCAGTCGATAAAACTTTCAGCCTAATATCTGCATGCTCTTATCTGTCCAATAATTCCGATCCAAG TGCATCAACTAGTGTAGCTATGGTTCTGGTTGACAAAGAGGTTTGGGATAAGGAGGCTGGTCTTGTTTTCCATCATATGCTCAAAGAGCTCAGGCCAAATGGCACTGTGGAAGTCCAAGAAAAACGTCCAAAAATATTCCTTTTGGACACCTCTCTGAGCTCTGCTGAGCGCAATGAGCTCAAATCAGCTGGTTTTGTGGATAATGTACTAATGAAGCCTCTTCGGTTAAGCGTATTGATTTCTTGCTTCCAGGAAGTCTTTGGAATTGGCAAGAGAAAGCAAGCGAATAGAGGAAAACCATTAACTCTTGGGAATCTGTTAAGAGAAAAGCGAATCTTGGTGGTGGATGACAATGCTGTTAACCGAAGGGTGGCAGAATTTGCTCTCAAGAAGTATGGAGCAATTGTCACCTGCGTGGACAGTGGCAAGGCTGCTCTTTTGATGCTTAAGCCACCCCATAACTTTGATGCTTGCTTCATGGATCTCCAAATGCCAGAGATGGATGG gTTTAGAGCAACACAGGAAATCCGCCGAATGGAGAGCAAGGTTAATGAGAGAATTAAATCTGGAGAAGTATCAATAGAGATGTTTGCAAATGTGGCTTATTGGCACACACCAATTTTAGCAATGACTGCTGATGTTATTCAGGCAAATAATGAAGAGTGCATGAAGTGTGGAATGGATGGTTATGTGGCAAAGCCATTCGAAGAAGATCAGCTTTATTCAGCAGTGGCACATTTCTTTGAGTCTGGTTAA
- the LOC100259651 gene encoding OBERON-like protein — MGTSSGSNIHNQPQSTMLPPRQQPRTGGLQTSLSLVSSDGRASPDPQEPRSNSDQVRDSPSESASSRETWPTAEAVMGKKLANGKTDNDIPEQSVIRRYSNLEKLTLRDIARERVEMIAERMLLLPDELLEELKSRLRIILEGNGGSQHREEFLILQKLVQSRSDLTAKTLIRAHRVQLEILVAINTGIQGFLHPNISLSQTSLIEVFVYKRCRNIACQNQLPAEDCTCEVCTTRNGFCNLCMCVICNKFDFEVNTCRWIGCDLCSHWTHTDCAIRDVLICMGPSVKSGAGAGEMLFRCRACNRTSELLGWVKDVFQHCAPAWDREALMRELDFVSRIFRGSEDTRGRKLFWKCEELIEKMKGGVPESAACRVILMLFQELEVDSPKNTEAGEGGRLIAPQEACNRIAEVVQEAVRKMEMVADEKLRMFKKARLALEACDRELEDKAREVNELKLERQRKKQQIDELESIVRLKQAEADMFQLKANEARREAERLQRIALAKSEKSEEEYASRYLKLRLSEAEAEKQYLFEKIKLQESSRSSQSNGAGDSSQMLMLSKIQDLLKNVYHVPPKSECQPSEHHPIRSNP; from the exons ATGGGGACATCATCTGGGTCTAACATCCACAATCAACCTCAATCAACAATGTTGCCTCCCCGTCAGCAGCCAAGGACTGGAGGGTTGCAAACATCATTGTCGTTAGTTTCTTCCGATGGCCGTGCATCTCCTGATCCACAGGAACCCAGATCAAACTCTGATCAGGTGCGTGACTCCCCTTCGGAGAGTGCCAGTTCACGAGAAACGTGGCCCACTGCTGAGGCTGTAATGGGCAAGAAGCTGGCAAATGGGAAAACGGATAATGACATTCCTGAACAGTCAGTCATTCGCCGGTATTCTAACCTGGAGAAGCTAACTCTCCGCGACATAGCAAGAGAAAGAGTTGAAATGATTGCAGAAAGAATGCTTCTTCTGCCTGATGAGCTTCTAGAGGAGCTAAAAAGCAGGCTCCGTATTATTCTTGAAGGAAATGGTGGTTCTCAACATAGGGAGGAATTTTTGATTTTGCAGAAGCTTGTTCAGAGTAGGTCTGATTTGACTGCTAAGACCTTGATTAGAGCTCACAGGGTGCAGCTGGAAATTCTGGTTGCAATAAATACTGGTATTCAGGGATTCCTGCATCCAAATATTAGTCTGTCTCAAACTTCACTAATTGAAGTTTTCGTGTATAAGAGGTGTAGAAATATAGCATGCCAAAACCAGCTTCCTGCAGAGGATTGTACCTGTGAAGTATGCACCACTCGGAATGGCTTCTGCAACCTTTGCATGTGTGTTATCTGTAACAAGTTTGATTTTGAAGTGAATACCTGCCGTTGGATTGGTTGTGATCTGTGTTCTCATTGGACTCACACAGATTGTGCTATTCGTGATGTACTAATTTGCATGGGCCCTTCTGTTAAGAGTGGAGCAGGTGCTGGTGAGATGCTCTTCAGGTGCCGTGCTTGCAATAGAACATCAGAGCTGTTAGGCTGGGTTAAAGATGTGTTCCAACATTGTGCACCTGCATGGGACCGTGAGGCTCTGATGAGAGAACTTGATTTTGTTAGTAGAATTTTCCGTGGGAGTGAGGATACCAGAGGAAGGAAACTTTTTTGGAAGTGCGAGGAACTCATTGAAAAAATGAAAGGTGGAGTTCCTGAGTCAGCAGCTTGTAGAGTGATATTGATGCTTTTTCAAG AGCTTGAAGTGGACTCACCAAAGAACACAGAAGCTGGGGAAGGTGGACGACTGATAGCTCCTCAGGAGGCATGCAATCGAATTGCTGAGGTGGTGCAGGAGGCAgtaagaaaaatggaaatggtGGCCGATGAGAAGTTGAGGATGTTCAAGAAAGCCCGTTTGGCTCTTGAGGCTTGTGACCGTGAGCTTGAGGACAAGGCAAGGGAAGTCAATGAATTGAAGTTGGAGAGGCAACGGAAGAAGCAACAGATAGATGAGTTGGAGAGCATTGTGAGACTCAAGCAGGCTGAGGCTGATATGTTTCAGCTTAAGGCTAATGAGGCAAGGCGAGAGGCTGAGCGGCTGCAGAGGATTGCTCTTGCCAAGTCAGAGAAATCAGAGGAGGAGTATGCTAGCAGATACCTGAAACTCCGGTTGAGCGAGGCTGAAGCCGAGAAGCAGTATCTGTTTGAGAAGATCAAGCTTCAGGAGAGTTCGCGTTCATCACAGAGTAATGGTGCAGGTGACTCTTCACAAATGCTGATGCTCTCAAAAATCCAGGACCTGCtgaaaaatgtttatcatgTCCCTCCGAAGTCAGAATGCCAGCCAAGTGAACACCACCCTATCAGGTCAAATCCCTGA